Proteins encoded in a region of the Novibacillus thermophilus genome:
- a CDS encoding ABC transporter permease — MNLRTLALNNVRGNWHRYAAYYFSSAFTVMIFFIYAAFIAHPDVAAGAVGDKIRTGLLFCEAIIVIFSFFFVLYSNSAFLRTRQKEFGLLNLLGMTRAQINKMVFYENTVISLISIGTGIVFGALLSKLFFMAIGTLLDLDNPIPFVLAPSAVGVTFISFFALFEVLTALALWKTGRREIIDLLKAPRKPKPFPIFSKWLVLLSVLCLGGGYYLAWHTADQINSGRILLLVVVGTYFLFTQGSVMVVRFLQKKARFYYRHTRLLAISQLAYRLKDNARTLFNVAILSAVVLTATGTFYAVYQGLVDRNIQLYPHAVSFVERGIEQRGTGAEVVERVLEEQGVPVTGKDAIPGFVVSVTKDGEDDVPSSLFLMANRDYNARADKMGEVDSLHVERGQAVVVTPYPELNVQSDVSPFHVNVEVGGEHYPFSVDGVRHTPIVNQRDGALIPSEVNAYVLVISDADYASLLRQVPDSEQLVYWGYHLESWEQSEEVVHEIKSHMPAVLKDSLSSRVEPYLSVKQTWGIVLFIGLFVSVLFFIAAGSFLYFKLFTELEEDRAQFKALRRIGLTEREMRKVASVQIGAMFLLPFLVGVVHAAFALKVLANILAMNVWHYGLVVAVVYLIAQLVYYWFSRHVYLRQMVQEV; from the coding sequence GTGAATTTACGCACCCTCGCCCTTAACAACGTGCGCGGCAATTGGCACCGGTATGCGGCTTACTACTTCAGCAGTGCCTTCACCGTCATGATCTTCTTTATTTACGCGGCCTTTATCGCTCACCCCGATGTCGCGGCCGGTGCGGTTGGCGACAAAATTCGGACGGGCCTTCTGTTTTGTGAAGCTATCATCGTCATTTTCTCGTTTTTCTTCGTGCTTTACTCCAATTCGGCGTTTTTAAGAACCCGCCAAAAGGAGTTTGGCCTGCTGAATTTGCTTGGAATGACGCGGGCCCAAATCAACAAAATGGTCTTTTACGAAAATACAGTTATCTCCCTCATTTCCATCGGAACGGGTATCGTGTTCGGTGCGTTACTGTCGAAGCTTTTTTTCATGGCCATCGGGACCTTGTTGGATCTGGACAATCCGATTCCGTTTGTGCTTGCGCCGAGCGCGGTCGGGGTAACGTTCATCTCTTTTTTTGCTTTGTTTGAAGTGTTGACGGCATTGGCGCTGTGGAAGACAGGCCGGCGTGAGATCATCGATTTGTTGAAAGCCCCTCGCAAACCGAAACCGTTCCCGATTTTTTCAAAGTGGTTGGTGCTCCTTTCCGTATTGTGCCTTGGAGGTGGATACTACCTGGCTTGGCACACGGCAGATCAAATCAACAGCGGCAGGATTTTGTTGCTCGTCGTCGTCGGGACGTACTTTTTGTTTACCCAAGGCAGCGTCATGGTTGTGCGCTTTCTGCAAAAAAAGGCGCGCTTCTATTATCGGCACACCCGTTTGTTGGCTATCTCCCAGTTGGCCTACAGGTTAAAGGACAACGCCCGCACACTGTTTAACGTCGCCATCTTGAGTGCCGTCGTGTTAACGGCAACCGGCACGTTTTACGCTGTCTACCAAGGGTTGGTTGACAGAAACATACAGCTGTATCCCCACGCTGTCAGTTTCGTGGAAAGGGGAATCGAACAGCGGGGCACCGGTGCTGAAGTGGTGGAGCGCGTTCTGGAAGAACAAGGTGTTCCTGTCACCGGAAAAGACGCAATCCCTGGATTCGTCGTGTCTGTGACGAAAGATGGGGAGGACGATGTGCCGAGTTCGCTGTTTCTGATGGCAAACCGTGACTACAATGCCCGGGCAGATAAGATGGGTGAGGTGGACTCGTTACATGTCGAGCGGGGACAGGCGGTTGTTGTCACCCCCTACCCAGAACTGAACGTCCAATCTGATGTCTCCCCGTTTCACGTCAACGTGGAGGTGGGCGGGGAGCACTACCCTTTTTCCGTTGACGGGGTACGTCATACGCCGATCGTCAATCAACGAGATGGCGCCTTGATACCGTCTGAGGTCAACGCGTATGTTCTCGTTATAAGCGACGCGGATTACGCTTCTCTCCTCAGGCAAGTGCCGGACAGTGAGCAGTTGGTCTATTGGGGATATCATCTGGAAAGCTGGGAGCAGTCCGAGGAAGTCGTACACGAGATAAAGTCGCACATGCCGGCGGTGTTGAAAGATTCCCTTTCGTCCAGAGTAGAGCCGTATCTGTCGGTGAAGCAAACATGGGGGATCGTTTTATTCATCGGTTTGTTTGTCAGTGTGCTCTTCTTTATCGCGGCGGGCAGTTTCCTCTACTTCAAGTTGTTTACCGAGCTCGAAGAGGACAGAGCGCAGTTTAAAGCGCTGCGCCGGATTGGTCTGACTGAAAGGGAAATGCGGAAAGTGGCGTCTGTTCAAATCGGAGCGATGTTTTTGCTGCCCTTTTTGGTGGGTGTCGTCCATGCCGCTTTTGCCTTGAAAGTGCTGGCGAACATTTTGGCGATGAACGTGTGGCATTACGGTCTCGTGGTAGCGGTTGTTTACTTAATAGCACAGCTTGTTTACTATTGGTTCAGCCGACACGTTTATTTAAGGCAAATGGTGCAGGAAGTTTAG
- a CDS encoding 5-bromo-4-chloroindolyl phosphate hydrolysis family protein, whose product MIVKFVYVMGRMLVACSLSFVAWLFLFFGFGQPFWLSAALALAGGGVVFGVLTAYARYAFLKKHQLTRKEYAYIRRNLREAQGKIRRLQKAFVQVRSIQTFRQMLVINRLARRIYTIVKREPKRFYLAERFFFYHLDSLVELTEKHAFLAAQSVNDDHLLQSLRETSRMIDQLIATVEKDLATLLSTDVEHLQFELDVAKRTIHTWAPPLKEGSSDQ is encoded by the coding sequence ATGATCGTGAAATTTGTGTACGTGATGGGCCGCATGCTGGTAGCTTGTTCGCTGTCGTTCGTCGCATGGCTGTTCCTCTTTTTTGGCTTTGGTCAGCCGTTTTGGCTGTCGGCCGCCCTCGCTTTAGCCGGAGGGGGCGTCGTGTTCGGCGTGTTAACGGCGTACGCCCGGTACGCCTTTTTAAAGAAACACCAGCTCACGCGCAAAGAGTACGCCTACATCCGTCGAAATTTGCGCGAGGCACAAGGTAAAATCCGCCGTTTGCAGAAGGCGTTTGTGCAGGTGCGAAGCATTCAGACCTTCAGGCAGATGCTCGTGATAAACCGGTTGGCGAGGCGGATCTACACGATCGTCAAGCGGGAACCGAAGCGTTTTTATTTAGCTGAGCGCTTTTTCTTCTATCATTTGGATTCACTCGTGGAATTGACAGAAAAGCACGCCTTTCTGGCGGCGCAGTCGGTGAACGACGATCACCTGCTCCAGTCTCTCCGTGAGACGAGCCGGATGATCGACCAGTTGATCGCCACAGTAGAAAAAGATTTGGCGACGCTGCTCTCGACAGACGTCGAGCACTTGCAATTCGAGTTGGATGTGGCGAAGCGGACGATTCACACGTGGGCCCCTCCGCTGAAAGAAGGGAGTTCGGATCAATGA
- a CDS encoding toxic anion resistance protein codes for MSEENKRAIPFEKPDDSLEDLLANPFGEQDRAEETRGEQSPKRMIDVLPEEHRQKALQLAKQIDPENHEAITAYGTEAQSKLLNFSHAMLDHVQKKDLGPIGDILKDLMKKLEQTNPDELQRERKNVLARWFGKISGSINETLSKYQKVGAQVDRISVKLEHAKKGLVDDIHVLEKLYEQNKEYFQALNVYIAAAQVKLEELNTKVIPALKQKAEASGDQMAYQEVNDMVQFANRLEKRVHDLEVSRQVTIQSAPQIRLIQHTNQALAEKIQSSIMTAIPLWKNQIAIALTLFRQKQAVEAQRQVSDTTNELLIKNSEMLKANTVATAKENERGLVDMETLQQTQANLISTLEETIAIQQEGRAKRRQAEQALLALENELKQKLIELK; via the coding sequence ATGAGCGAGGAAAATAAGCGTGCAATCCCGTTTGAAAAGCCGGACGACAGTCTGGAAGATCTGTTGGCGAACCCGTTCGGCGAACAGGATCGCGCTGAAGAGACGCGGGGGGAACAGTCGCCGAAGCGCATGATCGACGTGCTGCCGGAAGAACACAGACAAAAGGCGCTGCAACTGGCGAAACAGATTGATCCAGAGAATCACGAAGCGATCACCGCTTACGGTACGGAAGCCCAGTCCAAGCTGCTAAACTTCTCCCACGCCATGCTCGACCACGTGCAAAAGAAGGATCTGGGGCCGATTGGCGACATCCTGAAAGATTTAATGAAAAAGCTGGAACAGACGAATCCTGACGAGTTGCAAAGGGAAAGGAAAAACGTGTTGGCCCGTTGGTTCGGAAAAATTTCCGGGTCCATCAATGAAACGCTGTCCAAGTACCAAAAAGTCGGGGCGCAAGTGGACCGCATCAGTGTGAAATTGGAGCACGCCAAAAAAGGACTCGTCGACGACATCCACGTGCTGGAAAAACTGTACGAACAAAACAAAGAGTACTTTCAAGCCCTGAACGTCTACATCGCGGCGGCCCAGGTGAAACTGGAGGAGCTCAACACGAAGGTCATTCCAGCATTGAAGCAAAAGGCTGAAGCAAGCGGCGATCAGATGGCGTATCAAGAGGTGAACGACATGGTGCAGTTCGCCAACCGGCTGGAAAAAAGGGTGCACGACTTGGAAGTGAGCCGGCAGGTGACGATTCAGAGCGCCCCGCAAATCCGCCTCATTCAACATACGAACCAGGCCCTGGCGGAAAAAATCCAGTCGTCGATCATGACCGCCATTCCCCTGTGGAAAAACCAGATTGCCATCGCGCTCACACTGTTCCGTCAGAAACAGGCCGTAGAAGCCCAGCGACAAGTGTCGGATACGACGAATGAGCTTCTCATAAAAAACTCGGAAATGCTAAAAGCGAATACGGTTGCCACTGCCAAAGAGAACGAGCGGGGACTCGTCGACATGGAGACGTTGCAGCAGACGCAGGCGAACCTCATCTCCACACTGGAAGAGACGATTGCCATTCAGCAAGAAGGACGTGCCAAGCGGCGGCAGGCGGAGCAAGCGTTACTCGCCTTGGAAAACGAACTGAAACAAAAACTGATTGAACTAAAATAA
- a CDS encoding thymidylate synthase, producing the protein MRQYLDLCRRILTEGTKKEDRTGTGTISLFGHQMRFDLSEGFPLLTTKKLHTKSIVYELLWFLKGDTNVRYLQENGVRIWNEWADENGDLGPVYGKQWRSFQGANGKTVDQIQWVVDEIKRNPNSRRLVVSAWNPAELDEMALPPCHCLFQFYVSEGKLSCQLYQRSGDTFLGVPFNIASYALLTHMIAHVTGLKPGWFIHTLGDAHLYLNHLEQVNEQLQREPYPLPTLKLNPDVRSIFDFTYEDIEIVNYRAHPHIKGRVSV; encoded by the coding sequence ATGAGACAGTATTTAGACCTGTGCCGCAGAATATTGACAGAAGGAACGAAAAAAGAAGACCGGACAGGCACGGGGACGATCAGTCTGTTCGGTCACCAAATGCGCTTTGATTTGAGTGAGGGTTTTCCGCTGTTGACGACGAAAAAGCTGCACACGAAGTCCATTGTTTACGAACTGCTCTGGTTTTTAAAAGGAGACACGAACGTCCGCTATTTACAGGAAAACGGTGTGCGCATTTGGAACGAATGGGCCGATGAGAACGGCGACCTCGGTCCCGTGTACGGCAAGCAGTGGCGCAGTTTCCAGGGGGCGAACGGCAAAACGGTGGACCAGATCCAATGGGTCGTGGACGAAATCAAGCGCAACCCGAACTCGCGTCGGCTAGTGGTCAGCGCCTGGAACCCGGCGGAACTGGATGAGATGGCGCTGCCGCCATGCCATTGCCTGTTCCAATTTTACGTCTCTGAGGGGAAGCTGTCGTGTCAGCTGTACCAGCGCAGCGGAGACACGTTTCTCGGTGTGCCGTTTAACATCGCCAGTTACGCCCTTTTGACTCACATGATCGCACACGTCACGGGTCTAAAGCCGGGCTGGTTCATCCACACCCTCGGCGACGCCCACCTGTACCTCAACCACCTTGAGCAAGTGAACGAACAACTGCAGCGGGAGCCTTACCCTTTGCCGACGTTGAAGTTGAACCCGGATGTGCGCTCGATTTTTGACTTTACTTACGAAGACATTGAAATTGTGAACTACAGAGCACACCCCCACATCAAAGGGCGTGTGTCTGTATGA
- a CDS encoding dihydrofolate reductase, with protein MIKLMVAYANGRVIGKDGKMPWHLPNDLKYVKNTTTGHTVVMGRKTFESIGRPLPNRRNVVLTRNEHFDAPGVEVVHSKSDVLALGDVFILGGANVYAQFLDEADRLYITEIDLDVEGDTFFPDWNREAFTLVSKEEGTLDEKNTIPHTFYVYERKR; from the coding sequence ATGATCAAGTTGATGGTGGCTTATGCGAACGGCCGGGTTATCGGCAAGGACGGCAAGATGCCCTGGCACTTGCCGAATGACTTAAAGTATGTCAAAAACACGACGACCGGTCACACTGTCGTCATGGGTCGCAAGACGTTCGAATCCATCGGGCGGCCGCTGCCGAACCGGCGCAACGTCGTCCTGACGCGGAATGAGCACTTCGACGCACCGGGCGTTGAAGTCGTACACAGTAAGAGCGACGTCCTCGCCCTCGGTGACGTGTTCATTCTCGGCGGCGCGAACGTGTACGCCCAGTTTCTCGACGAGGCGGACCGCCTCTACATTACGGAAATTGATCTTGACGTGGAAGGCGACACGTTTTTTCCCGATTGGAACCGGGAGGCGTTTACGTTAGTGTCGAAAGAGGAAGGGACACTGGACGAGAAGAATACGATCCCGCATACGTTTTACGTTTACGAGCGCAAGCGGTGA
- a CDS encoding D-alanyl-D-alanine carboxypeptidase family protein, with the protein MERRRVTMKGNYWVTTFAVVGLFAVLGLVVVISTTDVIDPKQPSQEEKEHASDAPSATPDASQGGVVAEQAPQILLEEGDTGEAVRELQKRLTALGYELDVDGEYGMTTRWYVKDFQLQVGLSGDGQYDAETDVRLKQAQRGEWTIEPGQAIHLNVSDRTVTNPDDLLVLVNKTRSLPADYVPEELVEPDVPKYFQGGDLPYNKMREVAADALERLFAQGEQEGLQLVARSGYRSYETQVAVFNRNKEKIGEEAANKYSARPGESEHQTGLVMDVTCPAVDHELVTAFEDTKEGRWLRAHAHDFGFIIRYPKGKEGITGYQYEPWHLRYVGEEAAQAIMSQNLTLEEYLLRN; encoded by the coding sequence TTGGAACGTCGCCGTGTAACGATGAAAGGAAATTATTGGGTGACCACTTTCGCCGTTGTCGGGTTGTTTGCCGTGTTGGGACTCGTGGTCGTCATCTCGACGACGGACGTCATTGATCCGAAACAACCGAGCCAAGAGGAAAAAGAGCATGCCTCCGACGCTCCCAGTGCGACACCTGACGCCAGTCAAGGCGGAGTCGTCGCTGAACAAGCGCCACAAATCCTGCTGGAGGAAGGGGACACTGGCGAAGCGGTGCGCGAACTGCAGAAAAGGCTCACTGCACTGGGCTATGAGCTGGATGTCGACGGTGAGTACGGGATGACGACCAGGTGGTATGTCAAAGACTTTCAGTTGCAGGTAGGTTTATCCGGTGACGGACAGTATGACGCGGAAACGGATGTCCGTCTGAAACAGGCGCAGCGGGGAGAATGGACGATTGAACCGGGTCAAGCGATCCATCTGAACGTATCGGACCGTACCGTGACAAATCCTGACGACCTGTTAGTGTTGGTGAATAAAACGCGGAGTCTGCCTGCCGATTACGTGCCGGAGGAGCTCGTTGAGCCTGATGTTCCCAAGTATTTCCAAGGGGGCGACTTGCCGTACAACAAAATGCGAGAAGTCGCGGCAGACGCTTTGGAGCGACTGTTTGCGCAAGGGGAACAAGAAGGTTTACAGCTTGTGGCGAGATCGGGGTACCGTTCGTACGAGACGCAAGTGGCCGTCTTTAACAGGAATAAAGAAAAAATTGGGGAAGAAGCGGCGAACAAGTACAGCGCCCGCCCCGGTGAAAGCGAGCACCAAACGGGCTTGGTGATGGATGTCACGTGTCCCGCTGTCGACCACGAGCTCGTGACGGCGTTCGAGGACACGAAGGAAGGGAGGTGGCTGCGGGCCCACGCCCACGATTTTGGATTTATTATCCGCTATCCGAAGGGAAAAGAAGGGATTACCGGATACCAGTATGAGCCGTGGCATTTGCGCTATGTCGGTGAAGAAGCAGCTCAGGCCATCATGTCGCAAAATCTGACACTGGAAGAGTACTTGCTGCGAAACTGA
- a CDS encoding class II aldolase/adducin family protein has product MTGKSIREDICEVGRRMYAKGFIAANDGNVSVRTAEGEIWTTPTGYCKGFLTPDVLVKVSAAGEVLEGNARPSSELKMHLCVYRKRGDVQAVVHAHPPFATAHAVAGIPLDRAYMPESVVVLGTIPIAKYGTPSTEEIPEAIAPFVQNHNGLLLENHGALTWGKDLQTAYALMEALEFNAHVSFLVRQMGMERELSHERVAQLVSLRQKMGFTGAVPKGAPCAPGVDVCFVQK; this is encoded by the coding sequence ATGACAGGAAAAAGTATCAGAGAGGACATATGTGAGGTCGGCAGGCGCATGTATGCTAAAGGCTTTATCGCTGCCAACGACGGGAATGTGTCAGTCCGGACCGCGGAAGGTGAAATATGGACTACGCCTACAGGCTACTGTAAAGGTTTCCTCACGCCAGATGTGCTTGTAAAAGTGAGTGCTGCAGGGGAAGTGCTCGAAGGAAACGCGAGACCGTCGTCCGAGTTGAAAATGCACTTGTGCGTTTACCGAAAAAGAGGCGATGTTCAAGCTGTCGTTCACGCGCACCCTCCGTTTGCGACGGCCCATGCAGTGGCGGGTATTCCCTTGGACCGTGCCTACATGCCGGAATCCGTTGTCGTGCTGGGGACGATTCCCATTGCCAAGTACGGAACGCCTTCAACAGAAGAAATTCCGGAAGCCATTGCGCCCTTCGTTCAAAATCATAACGGGCTGTTGCTGGAAAATCACGGCGCTCTCACGTGGGGGAAAGATTTACAGACGGCGTACGCTTTAATGGAGGCGTTGGAGTTTAACGCACATGTCAGCTTTCTCGTGCGCCAAATGGGAATGGAGCGCGAACTGTCGCATGAGCGTGTGGCTCAACTCGTCTCACTGCGTCAAAAAATGGGGTTCACCGGGGCCGTACCGAAAGGGGCTCCTTGTGCTCCGGGCGTGGACGTCTGCTTTGTACAAAAGTAG
- a CDS encoding ABC transporter ATP-binding protein, giving the protein MKAVVWKNFSFLYRGEADDALHDINLAIEPGQFVAVVGASGAGKSTLSFTLNGLIPHFQKGRLTGTVTVFGKDVQQKKVNDMAQDVGLVFQDFESQLFSTNVKLEVAFGPENFELPWQEIDERVKAWLQNVGLEEFQDRDPSSLSGGQKQRLAIASVLALKPKLLSLDEPTTDLDPEGKDHIFRIAHQLKRETDMTIIMAEHETERIMGAADRVVVLDRGQIVMDGTPADVFSQTEQLRQWGIAPLQGVELLEEIGAPLPEQLTEEHLLEALDQAAPRIDEAQYKKLLDGDSAYVQSLGEPLVEVKELTHVYSGAPPGTPPAVDRVSLDIQKGDFVAVLGQNGSGKTTLVKHFNGLLKPTAGTVSFRKKTTEDTSIYELGQHIGYVFQNPDHQIFAETVFDEVAFGCRMQRLPEEELNVRVADALEAVSLSGYEERDPFSLTKGERQRVAVASVLSLKPEVLIFDEPTTGLDYRQQRSMMGLIQKLNEEGHTVIMVTHQMDIVAEYAKRVIVMKDGKLLLQGRTREVFAQEDVLKQAHLDVPFVTRWSNRLQKTLLSVAEAKRVFVKEA; this is encoded by the coding sequence TTGAAAGCAGTTGTGTGGAAAAACTTCAGCTTCCTGTACCGCGGCGAGGCGGACGACGCTCTGCACGACATCAACCTGGCGATTGAGCCAGGCCAGTTTGTGGCGGTCGTGGGGGCGAGCGGAGCGGGAAAATCGACGTTAAGTTTTACGTTGAACGGGCTGATTCCCCATTTTCAGAAAGGGCGTTTAACTGGTACGGTCACAGTGTTTGGCAAAGACGTTCAGCAGAAAAAAGTAAACGACATGGCGCAAGACGTCGGTCTCGTATTTCAAGACTTTGAGTCCCAGTTGTTTTCTACGAACGTGAAACTGGAAGTGGCGTTCGGTCCAGAAAATTTTGAGCTGCCTTGGCAGGAGATCGACGAACGGGTAAAAGCGTGGCTCCAAAATGTTGGGTTAGAGGAGTTCCAGGACCGGGACCCCAGCTCCCTTTCTGGCGGACAAAAACAGCGTCTCGCCATAGCCTCCGTCCTCGCGTTGAAACCGAAACTGTTAAGTCTGGATGAACCGACGACGGACCTAGACCCGGAAGGGAAAGACCATATTTTTCGCATCGCACATCAGCTAAAACGAGAGACGGACATGACGATCATCATGGCAGAACACGAAACGGAACGAATCATGGGCGCCGCGGACCGCGTCGTCGTGTTAGACCGGGGACAAATCGTCATGGACGGAACGCCGGCTGATGTCTTTTCGCAGACGGAACAGCTCCGGCAATGGGGCATTGCGCCGCTGCAAGGGGTTGAGTTACTGGAGGAAATCGGCGCTCCGCTCCCCGAGCAGCTGACCGAGGAGCACTTGTTGGAAGCTTTAGACCAGGCGGCACCTCGCATTGATGAAGCACAGTACAAAAAATTGTTGGACGGCGACTCGGCTTATGTGCAATCTCTTGGAGAACCGCTCGTTGAGGTGAAGGAACTGACACATGTTTATTCCGGGGCGCCTCCCGGAACGCCGCCTGCTGTCGATCGCGTGTCTCTCGACATCCAAAAAGGAGATTTCGTCGCCGTTCTCGGGCAGAACGGCAGCGGGAAAACGACTCTGGTCAAACATTTTAACGGGTTGTTAAAGCCGACGGCGGGGACTGTCTCCTTCCGGAAAAAGACGACAGAAGATACTAGCATATACGAACTCGGCCAGCATATCGGTTACGTTTTTCAAAACCCGGATCACCAAATTTTTGCCGAAACAGTATTTGATGAAGTGGCTTTCGGGTGCCGCATGCAGCGCTTGCCGGAAGAAGAGCTCAACGTCAGGGTAGCCGATGCCTTGGAAGCCGTCAGTTTAAGCGGCTATGAGGAGCGCGATCCCTTTTCTCTGACAAAAGGAGAACGGCAACGGGTGGCCGTCGCCTCTGTCCTGTCCTTGAAACCGGAAGTGCTCATTTTCGATGAACCGACGACCGGCCTCGACTACAGGCAACAGCGTTCGATGATGGGCCTGATTCAGAAACTGAATGAGGAAGGGCACACGGTCATCATGGTCACACACCAGATGGACATCGTCGCCGAGTACGCCAAACGGGTGATCGTCATGAAAGACGGCAAATTGCTGTTACAGGGAAGGACGCGGGAAGTGTTTGCCCAGGAAGACGTGTTAAAGCAAGCGCATTTAGACGTTCCGTTTGTGACGAGGTGGTCGAACCGCCTGCAAAAAACACTCTTGTCCGTTGCGGAAGCGAAGCGCGTTTTCGTGAAGGAGGCGTGA
- a CDS encoding energy-coupling factor transporter transmembrane component T family protein: MNLYEDKNRWVHRLDPRSKIAFAFVYTLLLFVASHPLYVFTLTLIIGAVGFSASAFGRLKKIYPVLLFVFFFTIFLWTLFVGGETKLIGWIDLEAVLFGVTAALRILNVIFLTVIFFATTRVEELTAGLVTIGLPYKVGFVFSMAMRLVPTFVGAVYQIIQAQRSRGLDLESGSVFVKLRRSVPLVVPVLLTSLRNTNQLAMALESKGFGVGKKRTSYLKLKLSQADKLVLAVVIAMLTGGGAIVALDLFELGGVVR; this comes from the coding sequence GTGAACTTATACGAAGACAAAAATCGCTGGGTACACCGTTTAGACCCCCGCAGCAAAATCGCTTTTGCCTTCGTTTACACACTGTTGCTCTTCGTGGCGAGTCACCCGCTGTACGTTTTCACGCTGACGCTCATTATCGGAGCTGTCGGCTTTTCGGCCTCAGCTTTCGGACGGTTGAAGAAAATTTATCCGGTGTTGCTGTTCGTCTTTTTCTTCACCATCTTCTTGTGGACGCTGTTTGTCGGAGGCGAGACGAAGCTGATCGGGTGGATCGACCTTGAAGCGGTGCTGTTCGGGGTGACCGCAGCTTTGCGGATCTTGAACGTGATTTTTCTCACTGTAATATTTTTTGCCACGACGCGGGTGGAAGAGCTGACAGCCGGTTTAGTGACAATCGGTTTGCCGTACAAGGTGGGATTCGTGTTTTCCATGGCGATGCGTTTGGTGCCGACGTTCGTCGGAGCCGTGTATCAGATCATACAGGCACAGCGCTCCCGAGGTCTGGATCTGGAAAGCGGTTCGGTGTTCGTCAAACTAAGGCGCAGTGTCCCCCTTGTTGTCCCCGTCCTTTTAACTTCCTTGCGCAATACGAATCAGTTGGCGATGGCTTTGGAGAGTAAAGGGTTTGGCGTTGGAAAGAAGAGGACGTCCTATTTGAAGCTGAAACTCAGCCAAGCGGACAAGCTCGTTTTGGCGGTCGTCATCGCCATGCTGACGGGAGGTGGTGCAATTGTAGCTCTCGATTTGTTCGAGTTAGGTGGTGTCGTACGCTAA
- a CDS encoding QueT transporter family protein, whose translation MRIVREVLGVWTNTRAIILVALTAAIYAAVLIPLKAIPIIPGLTELRPANVLPVVFSLLFGPAAAWGSAIGNTIGDIVGGILGPGSFFGFFANFFFGLVPYLLWGRLGFLSSGKKPIMSPKEGQYGRQLLEYLAIALTASGACAVVLAWGVDVLALSPFGAFSNIVLLNNFIASAVLGPLLMPLLYRRVERWGLLYSDLVGWEDGDAARPDGTLRAAPPSSGVGVVLMFTGIIGAYIVGNMIAFGLLSVGIGIAAGAGVFLLIFIASLVFF comes from the coding sequence ATGCGCATCGTGCGCGAAGTGTTGGGTGTTTGGACGAACACGCGGGCCATCATCCTCGTCGCACTGACAGCGGCTATTTACGCAGCGGTCCTCATTCCGCTGAAGGCGATTCCGATCATTCCAGGATTGACGGAATTGCGCCCGGCCAATGTGTTGCCAGTTGTGTTTTCACTGCTGTTTGGTCCCGCTGCCGCGTGGGGGAGCGCCATCGGCAACACGATTGGGGACATTGTCGGCGGTATTTTAGGACCTGGCAGTTTTTTCGGGTTTTTTGCCAATTTCTTCTTCGGCCTTGTTCCGTATTTATTGTGGGGGAGGCTTGGCTTTTTGTCCTCGGGCAAGAAGCCGATCATGAGCCCGAAAGAGGGACAGTACGGCAGGCAACTGCTGGAATATCTCGCGATTGCGTTAACAGCGTCTGGAGCGTGTGCCGTCGTCCTCGCGTGGGGTGTGGACGTGCTCGCCCTGTCTCCTTTCGGCGCTTTTTCCAACATTGTCTTGTTGAACAACTTTATTGCGTCGGCCGTATTGGGACCGTTACTGATGCCGCTCCTTTACCGGCGGGTTGAGCGGTGGGGGCTCCTGTACAGTGATCTCGTCGGTTGGGAAGACGGGGATGCCGCGCGCCCAGACGGTACTTTAAGGGCTGCGCCGCCCAGTTCCGGTGTCGGCGTGGTGCTGATGTTCACCGGCATTATCGGAGCGTACATTGTAGGAAATATGATCGCATTCGGGCTGTTGTCCGTTGGGATAGGCATTGCCGCCGGTGCAGGCGTGTTTCTGCTGATCTTTATCGCTTCACTCGTCTTCTTTTAA